The sequence GTGGCATGCCGTTTTCCAATACATTCCCCCGCACACTCAGTACGGAAGCTTCCGGATCAATCAGGTCTGCAAGTGGCAGCAAATCCTCTTCCTGTCCACCTGTACCGTGTAACAACAATAGTGTTCTTGGAGAAGTTCCTTGTTTAAATATATGCTTCATTCGTTTATCCCCTGCCTAACGTTTTGAAATTGATTGCACATTTATGTGTACCTATCACTGTTAGTTCCTATTTTTATCAACTAAAGTTGTTGAAAAATTAATAAATGCCACTCGTTGCAGAACAAATACTGTTCATCAAACAGGTCGTTAGTCTAGATCTGTCATTCATTCAAAACTCGAGCAACGCCAATAATGGTAAGCGATTGTGTCAGACATGAACGCGAGCCCTTTACTTTCGGCCTGCAAAACGAGTTTCCACTCCTCACCTCTACCCCTCATCAAATAGATTTCATGATTAGGAGATGGATCGAAGTAGCCGCACATATCGAATGTTCCATGCTTTTTGAAAACGGCTGTCACTTCATAATCCATCTTTGGTGCAGTGGTGAGTGGGTTTCCAACGGCGTGCGTTAGCACAAAACCGGCTTCCCCTTTTTTATGGTCGGTTCGTTTCAAAGTAATGTCATCTGCAGTAGCTTTTCCTTCTTCGCGGAAGTTCTTCTGATAGTCATAGGCAATTGACTTTCCCACTTCCTTTGTAAACGTCATCGGGTCACCATGTTCATCGTAGGCGAGCTCCACATCTACACGTGTACGAAAACTTTCCCCGTTCGGATCAAACCGTCTGCCATCTCCTTTAAAATAATGGTTCGGTGACAATAGATTCGGATTGCTCACATATTGATCTTCAAGAAATGTCGTGTACCTGAATTTCCAGCGGTCAACCGATTTAACTTCTTTTTCCCTATCATTAACAGGAAGGAGTAATTCGTCGGGTTTCCCGATCCACTTCATCACTGTGAACGTTTCAACAGCTGCTTCCGCACGGGATGAGCCCGGATTTAAAGCACCGAATACATTGGAAAGAACTGATTTCACTTTCATGAGTGGTTCCTCAGACTTTTTCAAAGGACGTTTTGACTGGATTGTATAATTGTACGACTGATCTAGATCGATATCGCGGTCGATATAGCGGTTCGTCGTGACACGGCCCCTGTATTCGCCATTTCGGTAAATAGAATATTCTTCGACGTCCTTAATTTCCTCCCACGACAATGCAATCTGCGTTTTCGCTACGATTGTTGTCATGACAAGCGATTGTAATGGATTCTCCATATTCTTTTTTTCCGCAAATGCCGATGTCTGAAGTGCAATTACATCGGTAACCTGATTGTTCTCTACCCGTTCGATCATATAATGATTGAGCTTACCGTGCTTAAAGTCCTTGTCCTTGAATTCGGGCACGGATCCTTCGTACATATGCTCACCATCTTTGTACACATTATAAAAACCACCAACATCATTCCATGTAAACGAAATCAAGTCGGACTCATGCTTCACGGACTGTATTTCAAATAACATTATGTCTGCCTCCTCATTTCTATAGAATGGGGCATTTACAACGTACCTAAACATTGTCGACCCGTTCCTATTCCATGCCCCACTTAGCTTCGTATGAAACTAGTTAGACGATCATTTGGCCTAGTTTTATGGTACGACACGAAAGCGCTCCAGTCGTAGTTGACCGGAGCGCCAGATAATAAATAACTCGTTACTTCAAGTCTCTAATTTTCCGACTCAATGCATTAAATTGCAGGTCCAACTTAGCATAGGATGGATCCCCGGGTTTAACCATGCTCAGTTTCCCGAGCACTGCTTGTAATTCGGTCTCAACGCGCATTAGTTCTTCAGAGAGACTTGATGCTGTTTGTGCGGAAACTTCATTCCGGGATTCCCATTCCTGCAATGTCTGCGGTATTTTACGAATGCTTCTATTCTCAAATACAAGTAGTCCA is a genomic window of Sporosarcina oncorhynchi containing:
- a CDS encoding DUF3238 domain-containing protein — protein: MLFEIQSVKHESDLISFTWNDVGGFYNVYKDGEHMYEGSVPEFKDKDFKHGKLNHYMIERVENNQVTDVIALQTSAFAEKKNMENPLQSLVMTTIVAKTQIALSWEEIKDVEEYSIYRNGEYRGRVTTNRYIDRDIDLDQSYNYTIQSKRPLKKSEEPLMKVKSVLSNVFGALNPGSSRAEAAVETFTVMKWIGKPDELLLPVNDREKEVKSVDRWKFRYTTFLEDQYVSNPNLLSPNHYFKGDGRRFDPNGESFRTRVDVELAYDEHGDPMTFTKEVGKSIAYDYQKNFREEGKATADDITLKRTDHKKGEAGFVLTHAVGNPLTTAPKMDYEVTAVFKKHGTFDMCGYFDPSPNHEIYLMRGRGEEWKLVLQAESKGLAFMSDTIAYHYWRCSSFE